The Stieleria maiorica genome includes the window CGATGGTTGCGCGCTCACCGCAGTGGCCAGGACAACCAGCAACGGAACGATTCGCCGCAGCGTCAGGTGATGGTGCATCGTTAGCGCCTCCTTAGGTTCGTTGAAACGGTTGCCAGGTTCTTTCCCAGGATGGAGGCGTTGAAGCGCCGGTTGGTTTGCGGGTTGAGCACCTCGATCGTGTCTCCGATGTCGCCCGATTCCATTGCCCTGGCGTTCTTCAATCGGATCTCGCCCCGACCGACACTGATCACCACATCGACCAGATCATTTCGTTTGACCGTCTGGGACGCCCGCCCGCGGGTGCTGAGAAAATGATTGGTCAATAGAATCGAATTGCTGGCGATATAGCGACTGGCCGTCCGTCCCACGGCGGTGTCCGGATTCGCATAGTCCGACTTTTCGGTGATCAATCGATCGACCGCTTGAAACATCTCCGGTTTCAAAACGGCTCCTTGAGCGATCGGCGCTCGTGCGATCGCGACCCGCATGGAAAGGCTGACCAGGGCATCGAACGAATGCGAGTATTGATTGCCCGACGAATCGGTGATCGCGACCGCCAACCGCGTCCGGCCGATCGGGAACTCATTGTGGGGGACCAGATCGACGGAAAAGTCACCGGCGGCAAGACGCGTTTCCAGAGCTTCGAACTGCGGCGTTTGCGTCAGCCGAATGTCGACCCGTTCGAGGCCGATGGCAAATTGTTGGGCGAGTTTCGTTTCCAGCAGCCGCTCCAATTTGCTCCGCAGTTTGGCCGGCGAGGAACGTCGGGCCGAGACCGTCGACGGCCCAACGATCTTGAACGCATCTCTCTGGAACCCGGCCAACAGCAGACGCATTTCGATCTGCTTGCGTGAGATCGAGCAATCGTCCTGGTCACGCAGCGATTCCAGGTCCAACTGTTCGATGGCACGCCGGTCCGACGGGGTGGCGCCCAGCACGTTGGCTACGTCGCCGATCCGCACCGTCGTGTCGGCGACCGCCGATGAGGTCTGGTGCAGCGCAACGACGACGTCCCCCGCCACCGCGGCGCGGTGGTCGTCCAAGCCGATCAGTCCGCCGGGCAAACCGATCAGCAGGCCGAACAACAACGTTGAGATCCGAACAGAATTCATCGTTTACCGAACCAGATCACTAGCGGAGGACAGCATTTCGTCGCCGGCGCGGATGGCCCGCGAGTTGATTTCGTAGGCGCGTTGGGCGGTGATCAGCGACACCAACTCCGAAACGACTTCGACGTTGGAGCCTTCCAAGAACTGTTGGCGGATTTGTCCGTTGCCATCTTGTCCTGGTTCGCCGAGGATCTCCGGGCCGGAGGCTGCGGTTTCGACGTACAGGTTGCTGCCGATGTTTTGCAATCCGGCGGGGTTGGCGAAACGCGCCAATTGAATGGTCGGGCCGACGGTCGACACGCCGTCGATTTGGTAGCTGACCACGCCGGTCGAGGAAATCGACAGGTTGGTGGCTTGCTGGGGGACCTGGACTTGGGGATCCAGCAGGTAGCCGTCCGCGTTGACCATCTGGCCTTGGTCATTCAGCGTGAAGGAACCGTCGCGTGTGTAGGCGATCGTGTTTCCCTGGGTGACTTTGAAAAAGCCGTCGCCTTCGATCGCCATGTGGGTGTCGATACCCGTTTCGGTGGGCGTCCCTTGGGCGAACAAGCTGGTCGTGCCGACGGCGCGAACGCCGCTTCCGATCTGCAATCCGATCGGTTTGATCTCGCCGTTGGCCGATGCGGCTCCGGGGGGCGTCTTGGTGTCGTACAGCAAGTCGGCAAAGTTGATGTGTTTCTTCTTGAAACCGGTGGTATTGACGTTGGCCAGGTTGTTGGCGGTGTTGTCAATCATCAATTCCTGGGCGCGCATGCCGGTCGCGCTGGAATAGAATGCTTTTAACATGATGAACCTATGCTGCTGTCGATTCGGGTCTAGGAGCGGATGTATTCTTTCAGCGAATCGGAAAGTGTTCGGGTTGCTTTCTCGACCGCTTCGTGTTGTCGCGTGTTGACGATCAATGCGATCAGTTCGGTGACCGGGTGGACGTTTGACAGTTCGTGGGTGAACTGGTTGATCTTGACCGGCACGTCGCTTTCGATCGCATCGGGACCGGGGGTAAAGCCGAGGGCGCCGACCGGGATCAGGGTTCCGTTGTTTTCATAGGCGACCGGCTGAATCCGGCCGACCTCGCGGTCGCCGGCGGACACCGTGCCGTCGGCCGAGACGGTGATCTCGCGATCGGAAATGTTTGGTTCGATGGTGATGGGACCGGTTTCACCGCGGATCGGGATTCCGTCCTCGTTGACCAGGATGTTGCTCTGGGGGTCGCGAAACAACCTGCCGTTACGCGTCAGATAGGGCTGGCCGCCGTCGTCTTCGAACACGAAGAAGCCATCGCCGGCGATCGACAGGTCCAGAGGCCGCTCGGTCGGTGTGAGCCGCCCGGGGGTGAAGTCGGAGGTCAGTTTTTCGACTTCCGGTCCGAGGTCGATCGTGGTGTTGGGGGATGTTTCTTCGAAACGCTGTTTCACGGCCGGCTGGACGCGGCGGTGCCCGCTGGAATTGACATGCATCAGATTGCTGCTGATCAGCTCCTGGTGCTTTGCCAATGTCTGCATCGCGGCGGCGCCGCTGTAGAGTCCGTTGATCATTCGACCTTCCTGTCCGTGGGGGGATCACCGATGGCTGGGAGACACGGAAACCAAAAGCAATCCTGCGGTACTGGTTGTGTCGAATATCCGGCGTCTGGCGGTGAGAGAATTGGGTCGCCTTGGGCAAGAACGCCCGAGGGTTAACCCACACCGGCGGAGAAAAGGGGGCAGGTACCCATGGGTAATGAGATTGTGAGGGTTTGCCCTCATCGGCTAATGAAAGAGCAGTCCCGACTGAATTCCGTCACCCGGGCCGGACGATAAGCTGTAACGACACGGAAAGATAAACCGGTCACGCAAAGATGACCGCCGGCGGCTAGTGCTCGGCCCTCGACCAACACGCGACGTCGGGCTCGGCGCCGCGTGATCCTCCCCTCTCGCAACAATTCAACCGATTCATGGCAGACGACAACGAGTCCGGAGCGGACGACAAAAAGAAATCCGGCATGCTTTCCAAGCTGGTGATTTGGGGGGCGGTCTTTGTGATGGGCGCCGGAACCGGTGTTGCGGTCCCGATGTTTGTTCTGCCCTCGGATTCAAACGCCAGTCAATCCGCGGCGGTTGATGAAGACCGCATGGACATCCCCGAAGCGGATGACCAACTGGCGTTCGTCGATTTTGACGAAGTCGTGGTCAATCTGAACGATGACCGTTATTCACGCTATCTGACCTGCACGTTTTCGCTGCAAATCGCCGCGTCGCAGCAAGAGGCGATCACCAAGCTGGTGGAAGACAAGAACGTTGTCTTGAAGAACTGGTTGATTGCGCATCTGCGAGACAAGAAGCTGGAAGATGTCCGCGGAAAACTGGGGCACAACCTGCTCCGCCGCGAGATTCACGACAAATTCAACGCGATGTTGTTCACCGACGGCATCGAGCGAATTCAAGACGTCCTCTTCCAGGATTTCAAGGTTCAATGAACGTTCGCCCGTTCGATTTTCGTGACATTGCTGCCCTGGATGACACTGCCGTTGCCATTCGAACTTGGATTTCGAAGTCGACGTCGTTCTTCTCGGACTATTGGGTCGAGGCGACCGGATTCAGTGCCAAATTGGAACTGGGGGCGATCACCACCGAGTCGTACGAGAAGGTTCTCAGTGAAATCCCGAGGCACGACCTGTGTTGCGTCGCTGAAATCAAGGAGCGATCGTCGTCGGTCT containing:
- the flgA gene encoding flagellar basal body P-ring formation chaperone FlgA; the protein is MNSVRISTLLFGLLIGLPGGLIGLDDHRAAVAGDVVVALHQTSSAVADTTVRIGDVANVLGATPSDRRAIEQLDLESLRDQDDCSISRKQIEMRLLLAGFQRDAFKIVGPSTVSARRSSPAKLRSKLERLLETKLAQQFAIGLERVDIRLTQTPQFEALETRLAAGDFSVDLVPHNEFPIGRTRLAVAITDSSGNQYSHSFDALVSLSMRVAIARAPIAQGAVLKPEMFQAVDRLITEKSDYANPDTAVGRTASRYIASNSILLTNHFLSTRGRASQTVKRNDLVDVVISVGRGEIRLKNARAMESGDIGDTIEVLNPQTNRRFNASILGKNLATVSTNLRRR
- the flgG gene encoding flagellar basal-body rod protein FlgG; its protein translation is MLKAFYSSATGMRAQELMIDNTANNLANVNTTGFKKKHINFADLLYDTKTPPGAASANGEIKPIGLQIGSGVRAVGTTSLFAQGTPTETGIDTHMAIEGDGFFKVTQGNTIAYTRDGSFTLNDQGQMVNADGYLLDPQVQVPQQATNLSISSTGVVSYQIDGVSTVGPTIQLARFANPAGLQNIGSNLYVETAASGPEILGEPGQDGNGQIRQQFLEGSNVEVVSELVSLITAQRAYEINSRAIRAGDEMLSSASDLVR
- a CDS encoding flagellar hook basal-body protein yields the protein MINGLYSGAAAMQTLAKHQELISSNLMHVNSSGHRRVQPAVKQRFEETSPNTTIDLGPEVEKLTSDFTPGRLTPTERPLDLSIAGDGFFVFEDDGGQPYLTRNGRLFRDPQSNILVNEDGIPIRGETGPITIEPNISDREITVSADGTVSAGDREVGRIQPVAYENNGTLIPVGALGFTPGPDAIESDVPVKINQFTHELSNVHPVTELIALIVNTRQHEAVEKATRTLSDSLKEYIRS
- a CDS encoding flagellar basal body-associated FliL family protein, with the translated sequence MADDNESGADDKKKSGMLSKLVIWGAVFVMGAGTGVAVPMFVLPSDSNASQSAAVDEDRMDIPEADDQLAFVDFDEVVVNLNDDRYSRYLTCTFSLQIAASQQEAITKLVEDKNVVLKNWLIAHLRDKKLEDVRGKLGHNLLRREIHDKFNAMLFTDGIERIQDVLFQDFKVQ